Proteins encoded together in one Streptomyces sp. TLI_171 window:
- a CDS encoding LysR family transcriptional regulator has translation MTRTLDIGALRSLAAIGDHGGFHRAAAALGISQSAVSQHVRRLERTLGRALVERSGRGIRFTPAGELALTEARRVLAAHDEALVRLGVTEPAEAGYLIGSTEHVAEGVLPAITRTVSAQLPGRTVRFRLDRGGRLHQALDEGALDAAVFIGDNGGRPGETAGGVPLSWFAAPEWGPPAPGTPVPLVAIDGPCVLRDRALTALRTGGRTVTVIAEAAQLAGVISAVRGGLGVALLADHGPPPAGLVRLRGLPAVPPEPLYLRYRAGAPQQLAGVLRSALDTLGGRGEDAHDGPAAHANRRP, from the coding sequence ATGACCAGAACACTGGACATCGGCGCGCTGCGCAGCCTCGCCGCGATCGGCGACCACGGCGGGTTCCACCGCGCCGCCGCGGCGCTGGGCATCTCCCAGTCCGCCGTCAGCCAGCACGTCCGCCGCCTGGAGCGCACCCTCGGCCGCGCCCTGGTGGAGCGCAGCGGCCGCGGCATCCGGTTCACCCCCGCCGGGGAACTCGCGCTCACCGAGGCCCGCCGGGTGCTCGCCGCCCACGACGAGGCGCTGGTCCGCCTCGGCGTCACCGAACCCGCCGAAGCCGGCTACCTGATCGGCTCCACCGAACACGTCGCCGAGGGCGTGCTGCCCGCCATCACCCGCACCGTCAGCGCCCAACTCCCGGGCCGCACCGTTCGGTTCCGACTGGACCGGGGCGGCCGGCTGCACCAGGCGCTGGACGAGGGCGCGCTCGACGCCGCCGTGTTCATCGGCGACAACGGCGGACGGCCCGGCGAGACGGCCGGCGGCGTCCCGCTGTCCTGGTTCGCCGCCCCCGAGTGGGGCCCGCCCGCGCCCGGCACGCCCGTCCCGCTGGTCGCCATCGACGGCCCCTGCGTGCTGCGCGACCGCGCGCTGACGGCGCTGCGGACCGGCGGACGCACCGTCACGGTGATCGCCGAAGCCGCCCAGCTCGCGGGCGTGATCAGCGCGGTGCGCGGCGGCCTGGGCGTCGCCCTGCTCGCCGACCACGGCCCGCCGCCCGCCGGACTGGTCCGCCTGCGCGGACTGCCCGCCGTCCCGCCCGAACCCCTCTACCTGCGCTACCGGGCGGGCGCCCCGCAGCAGTTGGCCGGGGTGCTGCGCAGCGCGCTGGACACCCTGGGCGGCCGGGGCGAGGACGCGCACGACGGGCCGGCCGCTCACGCGAACCGCCGCCCGTAG
- a CDS encoding acyl-CoA dehydrogenase family protein translates to MTSTAPPASAPSADGFRLPRPDLSRLDEITAALAATAAEYDRSGAFPHEAVQLLHEAGLLTATVGQEWGGPGVGFADLARILLALGRGDTSVALIATMTLVPHALESGRPWPPALYRRILAESAQRPTLINHARAEPDAGPGGGTVARRTDKGWAITGRKRFVTGAEGLAYFLLWAVTDEPQPRLAVFVVPGGSPGIEILPTWRQLGMRATVSHEVVFTDVEVGPEDLIEFNDFGTPQRSGSGPEPDREHANAVLLISAALYLGAARAAQDHVHHTGYTKVPSQLGRPVGSTERFRRVAGEIEVLLSTAEQLVFAIAGKLDRGEEVSATEALSAKVAVIRDLTRAVELAVRLLGSSALSQTGPLERIFRDVQAAGVHAPQEDSALLAVGTSALNDYGRRFA, encoded by the coding sequence ATGACCAGCACCGCCCCACCTGCTTCCGCTCCTTCCGCCGACGGCTTCCGGCTGCCGCGGCCCGACCTGTCCCGGCTGGACGAGATCACGGCGGCGCTCGCCGCCACCGCCGCCGAGTACGACCGAAGCGGCGCGTTCCCGCACGAGGCGGTGCAACTGCTGCACGAGGCCGGGCTGTTGACTGCGACGGTGGGCCAGGAGTGGGGCGGCCCTGGGGTCGGGTTCGCCGATCTGGCCCGGATCCTGCTGGCGCTGGGGCGCGGCGACACCTCGGTGGCGCTGATCGCCACCATGACGCTGGTGCCGCACGCACTGGAGAGCGGCCGTCCGTGGCCGCCGGCGCTGTACCGGCGGATCCTGGCGGAGTCGGCGCAGCGTCCGACGCTGATCAACCACGCCCGGGCGGAGCCGGACGCGGGCCCGGGCGGCGGCACGGTGGCTCGCCGCACGGACAAGGGCTGGGCGATCACCGGCCGGAAGCGGTTCGTGACGGGCGCGGAGGGCCTGGCGTACTTCCTGCTGTGGGCGGTCACCGACGAGCCGCAGCCGCGGCTGGCGGTGTTCGTGGTGCCGGGCGGTTCGCCGGGCATCGAGATCCTGCCGACCTGGCGGCAGCTGGGGATGCGGGCGACGGTCAGTCACGAGGTGGTGTTCACCGACGTGGAGGTCGGCCCGGAGGACCTGATCGAGTTCAACGACTTCGGCACGCCGCAGCGTTCGGGGTCGGGACCGGAGCCGGACCGGGAGCACGCCAACGCGGTGCTGCTGATCTCGGCGGCGCTGTACCTGGGGGCGGCCCGGGCGGCGCAGGACCACGTGCACCACACCGGGTACACCAAGGTGCCGAGCCAGTTGGGCCGCCCGGTGGGCAGCACCGAGCGGTTCCGCCGGGTGGCGGGAGAGATCGAGGTGCTGCTGTCCACCGCGGAGCAGCTGGTGTTCGCGATCGCCGGGAAGCTGGACCGCGGCGAGGAGGTGTCGGCGACCGAGGCGCTGTCGGCGAAGGTCGCGGTGATCCGCGACCTGACCCGGGCGGTGGAGCTGGCGGTGCGGCTGCTGGGCAGTTCGGCGCTGTCGCAGACCGGCCCGCTGGAGCGGATCTTCCGCGACGTGCAGGCGGCGGGCGTGCACGCCCCGCAGGAGGACTCGGCCCTGCTGGCCGTCGGCACCTCGGCGCTGAACGACTACGGGCGGCGGTTCGCGTGA
- a CDS encoding ADP-ribosylglycohydrolase family protein, with protein sequence MTGERERARGCLLGGALGDMLGNPIEMRSMVTVEAEYGPQGLCGPVPDRHGVTGRITDDTQLTLFTVEALLNARHTGHPEADALDAYLRWHDTQRYTAPPPPDGHPHRTGRLRTEPWLYARRAPGRACEYGVLDRHVPDPRTPVDGRPGPVNPDAKGCGALIRSAPFGFPGLLPAGADERDAFELAVRCATITHGHPTGYYPAGALAVMIHQLFKGRTVSDAASRAFAVVTRYPDHGATAVAIRSAFALATQGPADAQRVESLGGGWTAEETLAIALYAALAGTTGTAPGRNPVEAALLLSVNHSGDSDSTGAVCGNLLGAAHGEAALPTDWLAVLEGRPTITALADEAAGPGD encoded by the coding sequence ATGACGGGGGAACGGGAACGGGCACGCGGCTGCCTGCTCGGCGGGGCGCTCGGCGACATGCTGGGGAACCCGATCGAGATGCGCTCCATGGTCACCGTCGAGGCCGAGTACGGACCGCAGGGCCTCTGCGGGCCGGTGCCCGACCGGCACGGCGTCACCGGGCGGATCACCGACGACACCCAGCTGACCCTGTTCACCGTCGAGGCCCTGCTGAACGCCCGGCACACCGGCCACCCCGAGGCGGACGCCCTGGACGCCTACCTGCGCTGGCACGACACCCAGCGTTACACCGCCCCGCCGCCCCCCGACGGCCACCCGCACCGCACCGGCCGGCTGCGGACCGAACCCTGGCTGTACGCGCGCCGCGCCCCCGGCCGGGCCTGCGAGTACGGCGTGCTGGACCGCCATGTGCCCGACCCGCGCACCCCCGTCGACGGCCGCCCCGGGCCGGTCAACCCGGACGCCAAGGGCTGCGGCGCGCTGATCCGCTCCGCGCCGTTCGGCTTCCCCGGCCTGCTCCCGGCCGGGGCCGACGAGCGGGACGCCTTCGAACTCGCCGTCCGCTGCGCCACCATCACCCACGGCCACCCGACGGGCTACTACCCGGCCGGGGCACTGGCAGTGATGATCCACCAGCTGTTCAAGGGCCGCACGGTGTCCGACGCCGCCTCGCGCGCCTTCGCGGTGGTCACCCGGTACCCCGACCACGGGGCGACCGCCGTCGCGATCCGGTCCGCCTTCGCACTGGCCACCCAGGGCCCCGCCGACGCGCAGCGCGTGGAGAGCCTCGGCGGCGGCTGGACCGCCGAGGAGACCCTCGCCATCGCGCTGTACGCCGCGCTCGCCGGCACCACCGGGACGGCCCCCGGCCGAAACCCCGTGGAGGCCGCCCTGCTGCTGTCCGTCAACCACTCCGGCGACAGCGACTCCACCGGCGCGGTCTGCGGCAACCTGCTCGGGGCCGCGCACGGCGAAGCCGCCCTGCCCACCGACTGGTTGGCGGTGCTGGAGGGCCGTCCCACCATCACGGCCCTCGCCGACGAGGCCGCCGGGCCCGGTGACTGA
- a CDS encoding SigE family RNA polymerase sigma factor, which yields MTEGLGFDEFAASRARRLFQLAYLMCGDWHQAQDLVQTALSKLYPVWGRLRRGDGEAGIDAYARKVLLRCYLSHRRLRRSSELAVGELPEEPALGTPEGSSAALRLTLVAALRQLPPRNRVAVALRYLEDYSLEETAEAMGITVSAVKSLNSRSLTRLRAILGPDRALLLQD from the coding sequence ATGACCGAAGGGCTCGGCTTCGACGAGTTCGCGGCCAGTCGGGCGCGCCGCCTGTTCCAACTGGCGTACCTGATGTGCGGTGACTGGCACCAGGCCCAGGACCTGGTGCAGACGGCCCTGTCCAAGCTGTACCCGGTCTGGGGGAGACTGCGGCGTGGCGACGGCGAGGCCGGCATCGACGCCTACGCCCGCAAGGTCCTGCTGCGCTGCTACCTGTCTCACCGGCGGCTGCGGCGCTCCAGCGAACTCGCCGTCGGCGAGCTCCCCGAGGAGCCGGCCCTCGGCACCCCGGAGGGCAGCTCCGCCGCCCTCCGGCTGACCCTGGTCGCCGCGCTGCGCCAACTCCCGCCCCGTAACCGGGTCGCGGTGGCGCTGCGGTACCTCGAGGACTACAGCCTGGAGGAGACCGCCGAGGCGATGGGCATCACCGTCAGCGCCGTGAAGAGCCTCAACTCCCGCTCGCTCACCCGGCTGCGGGCCATCCTCGGCCCCGACCGCGCCCTGCTCCTGCAGGACTGA
- a CDS encoding ABC transporter permease translates to MTAFRIGPAAAALPSRGPALLRAALRRLAGAVAVLFGAATLAFTALRLIPGDPVSVLLGPSTTTSPEVRDEIRRQLGFDRPVLAQYLHFLGRLLHGDLGQSYQLQRPVADLVAEQLAPTLQLVAAAVLLALLVAIASAVASAGRPPALRALTGAWELVAVSTPSYWLGLVLLTVFSFHLRLFPVAGADGFGSLVLPAVTLALPLAGTLAQVLREGLEAALAQPFAVTVRARGRGRTALVLRHALRHAAVPLVTLTGWLTGSLLGGTVLVESVFGRPGVGALVLGAVNSRDVPVVIGVVLLSALAFVLISAAVDLLYTVLDPRLGNR, encoded by the coding sequence GTGACGGCGTTCCGAATCGGCCCCGCGGCGGCGGCTCTGCCGTCGCGGGGCCCGGCCCTGCTGCGGGCCGCGCTGCGCCGGCTCGCCGGGGCGGTCGCGGTCCTGTTCGGCGCGGCGACGCTGGCGTTCACCGCGCTCCGGCTGATCCCCGGCGACCCGGTGTCGGTGCTGCTCGGCCCGTCCACCACCACCTCGCCCGAGGTCCGGGACGAGATCCGCCGCCAACTCGGCTTCGACCGGCCGGTGCTGGCGCAGTACCTGCACTTCCTCGGCCGGCTGCTGCACGGCGACCTCGGCCAGTCGTACCAGTTGCAGCGTCCGGTCGCCGACCTGGTCGCCGAACAGCTCGCGCCCACCCTGCAGTTGGTGGCCGCGGCGGTGCTGCTGGCGCTGCTGGTGGCGATCGCCTCCGCGGTGGCCTCCGCCGGGCGGCCGCCCGCGCTGCGGGCGCTGACCGGCGCCTGGGAGCTGGTCGCGGTCTCCACCCCCTCGTACTGGCTGGGCCTGGTGCTGCTCACCGTGTTCTCCTTCCACCTGCGGCTGTTCCCGGTCGCGGGCGCGGACGGCTTCGGCTCGCTGGTGCTGCCCGCGGTGACGCTGGCGCTGCCGCTGGCCGGGACGCTCGCCCAGGTGCTGCGCGAGGGCCTGGAGGCGGCACTCGCCCAGCCGTTCGCGGTGACGGTGCGGGCCCGCGGACGCGGCCGCACGGCGCTGGTGCTCCGCCACGCGCTGCGGCACGCCGCGGTGCCGCTGGTGACGCTCACCGGGTGGCTGACCGGCTCGCTGCTCGGCGGCACCGTCCTGGTGGAGTCCGTCTTCGGCCGGCCCGGGGTGGGCGCGCTGGTCCTCGGCGCGGTCAACAGCCGGGACGTGCCGGTGGTGATCGGCGTGGTGCTGCTGTCCGCGCTCGCCTTCGTACTGATCTCCGCGGCGGTCGACCTGCTCTACACGGTGCTCGACCCCCGACTCGGGAACAGGTGA
- a CDS encoding ABC transporter substrate-binding protein: protein MRIPRPGPARVLASAVAGVLLLAGCSGGSGTGSADGSKPVAGGTLTYAVDTEPVSWDPHVSTQDLTAELQRQVFDSLVSEDAGGKFHPWLATSWEVAPDLKSFTFHLRTDVKFHDGTPFDAAAVKANFDHIVAKETKSQYAANLLGSYTGTTVVDPATARVEFAQPSAPFLQAASTTYLGFYSPKALAADAAKLGQGGAVDVGTGPFKFVSYSKGQEAVFAKNADYNWAPGTAEHTGPAHLDKFVVRFLPDASVRVGALSSGQVQVVKAVPPQSVAGLQADSRLKLVSQAAPGGNYNLWLNGSLAPLNDQKVRQAIQRGIDLDLDVKTVQFGQFPRAWSPISATTPGYNKALEGSWPYDRALSDRLLDEAGWTGRDGDGYRTKDGKRLTLVWPQLTANATQQSRDILGQAFQADLKKIGVEVQRPALDVGAYSTLVYGGKANIVDLAWARFEPDVLWLFLNSASDPAKGGINATFLPDKQLDDWTNQARATLDAEQRGKLYKQVQSRAIDLATVIPVYTPYALTGLSSNVGGLSFDSDTWLNFYDAWRTP from the coding sequence ATGCGCATTCCCAGACCCGGCCCGGCCCGGGTCCTCGCGTCCGCCGTCGCCGGCGTCCTGCTGCTGGCCGGTTGCTCCGGCGGGAGCGGCACCGGTTCGGCGGACGGCAGCAAGCCCGTCGCCGGCGGCACGCTGACCTACGCGGTGGACACCGAGCCGGTGTCCTGGGACCCGCACGTGTCGACCCAGGACCTCACCGCCGAGCTGCAGCGCCAGGTGTTCGACTCGCTGGTGTCGGAGGACGCCGGCGGCAAGTTCCACCCGTGGCTGGCCACCTCCTGGGAGGTGGCCCCGGACCTGAAGAGCTTCACCTTCCACCTGCGCACCGACGTGAAGTTCCACGACGGCACGCCGTTCGACGCCGCCGCGGTGAAGGCCAACTTCGACCACATCGTGGCGAAGGAGACCAAGTCGCAGTACGCCGCGAACCTGCTGGGCTCCTACACCGGCACCACGGTGGTCGACCCGGCCACCGCCCGGGTGGAGTTCGCCCAGCCGTCCGCGCCGTTCCTGCAGGCCGCCTCCACCACCTACCTGGGTTTCTACTCGCCCAAGGCGCTCGCCGCGGACGCCGCGAAGCTCGGCCAGGGCGGCGCGGTGGACGTCGGCACCGGGCCGTTCAAGTTCGTCTCGTACAGCAAGGGCCAGGAGGCGGTGTTCGCGAAGAACGCCGACTACAACTGGGCCCCGGGGACGGCCGAGCACACCGGCCCCGCGCACCTGGACAAGTTCGTGGTGCGCTTCCTGCCCGACGCCTCGGTGCGGGTCGGCGCGCTCTCCAGCGGCCAGGTGCAGGTGGTCAAGGCGGTGCCGCCGCAGAGCGTGGCCGGCCTGCAGGCCGACTCGCGGCTGAAGCTGGTCAGCCAGGCCGCGCCCGGCGGCAACTACAACCTGTGGCTGAACGGCTCGCTGGCCCCGCTGAACGACCAGAAGGTCCGGCAGGCGATCCAGCGCGGCATCGACCTCGACCTGGACGTGAAGACCGTCCAGTTCGGCCAGTTCCCGCGCGCCTGGAGCCCGATCTCCGCCACCACGCCCGGCTACAACAAGGCCCTGGAGGGCAGTTGGCCCTACGACCGGGCGCTGTCCGACCGGCTGCTGGACGAGGCCGGCTGGACCGGCCGGGACGGTGACGGCTACCGCACCAAGGACGGCAAGCGGCTCACCCTGGTGTGGCCGCAGCTGACCGCCAACGCCACCCAGCAGAGCCGCGACATCCTCGGCCAGGCCTTCCAGGCCGACCTGAAGAAGATCGGCGTGGAGGTGCAGCGCCCCGCCCTGGACGTCGGCGCGTACTCCACCCTGGTGTACGGCGGCAAGGCCAACATCGTCGACCTGGCGTGGGCCCGGTTCGAGCCGGACGTGCTCTGGCTGTTCCTCAACTCCGCCTCCGACCCGGCCAAGGGCGGCATCAACGCGACCTTCCTGCCCGACAAGCAGCTCGACGACTGGACCAACCAGGCCCGCGCCACCCTCGACGCCGAGCAGCGCGGCAAGCTGTACAAGCAGGTGCAGTCCCGGGCGATCGACCTGGCCACCGTGATTCCGGTGTACACCCCGTACGCGCTGACCGGCCTGTCCTCGAACGTCGGCGGGCTGAGCTTCGACTCGGACACCTGGCTGAACTTCTACGACGCCTGGCGCACCCCGTGA